The proteins below come from a single Papaver somniferum cultivar HN1 chromosome 11, ASM357369v1, whole genome shotgun sequence genomic window:
- the LOC113320472 gene encoding uncharacterized protein LOC113320472: MAIEETRVRLNHLKISEVSTKAIPITTEEEQSTEVVVPTKIEEAGRKYCCANCYRSYGRVTHVALEWRVTLEPIAVVSGGRGREHQPYYTCRFPGINSHRVEAGMLDHSVFIRKFNTVCNFCGEIVGWHLTAKSDYMPDNAVYWCDTLMDREKVVLLDEEENEIARDCNVDSEIPSINYMKEKKAKKVLPLRKAFKRQHQFLALGTAQVLAQGRAVNRARQVLAQGTAIKPAPRNLKWDYFA, encoded by the exons ATGGCGATCGAAGAAACAAGAGTACGATTGAATCATTTAAAAATTTCCGAAGTATCCACCAAAGCTATTCCAATCACAACCGAGGAAGAACAATCAACGGAAGTTGTTGTTCCAACCAAAATCGAAGAAGCAGGAAGGAAATATTGCTGTGCTAATTGCTATCGCTCATACGGACGAGTAACTCATGTTGCTTTGGAGTGGAGAGTCACCCTGGAA CCCATTGCTGTTGTGTCTGGTGGGAGGGGACGGGAGCACCAACCATATTACACTTGTCGTTTTCCAGG GATCAATTCGCATCGCGTGGAAGCTGGAATGTTAGATCATTCCGTATTTATTAGGAAGTTCAACACCGTCTGCAATTTTTGTGGTGAAATTGTTGGATGGCACTTA ACTGCCAAAAGTGACTATATGCCTGATAATGCAGTGTACTGGTGCGACACATTGATGGACAG GGAAAAGGTCGTCTTgttagatgaagaagaaaatgaaatagcAAGAGATTGTAATGTTGACTCTGAGATACCGAGCATTAACTACATGAAGGAAAAGAAGGCGAAGAAAGTGTTGCCTCTGAGAAAAGCATTCAAACGGCAACATCAATTTTTGGCTCTGGGAACTGCCCAAGTATTGGCTCAGGGAAGAGCAGTCAATCGGGCACGTCAAGTGTTGGCTCAGGGAACAGCAATCAAACCGGCACCACGTAACCTTAAATGGGATTACTTCGCATGA
- the LOC113321570 gene encoding uncharacterized protein LOC113321570 gives MSRFTTLIAALSLCLLLLGFSYSVEAIARSITDNGGAAPNFISLQCTGRPCRNDQESSNICISSGYSGGVCRSAVAASYGEEQVDVNGGKLRSYMQSCCW, from the exons ATGTCCAGGTTTACTACTCTGATTGCGGCTCTAAGCTTATGCTTGCTTCTTCTGGGTTTTTCGTACTCTGTCGAGGCAATTGCAAGATCAATTACTG ATAATGGAGGAGCAGCACCCAATTTCATATCACTTCAATGTACAGGTCGTCCCTGCCGGAATGATCAAGAGAGTAGTAATATATGCATATCGTCAGGTTACAGTGGAGGTGTTTGTCGGTCAGCAGTTGCTGCATCATATGGCGAGGAGCAGGTTGATGTTAATGGAGGAAAACTCCGAAGTTATATGCAATCTTGTTGTTGGTAG
- the LOC113325276 gene encoding polyribonucleotide nucleotidyltransferase 2, mitochondrial-like, with product MVHCKSQVAFHDGSASTASVCGVSIALMDAGVPLRKQVAGVSMGLVRNRILTDLSSLEEQLGDMNLKVAGSCEGITAVQLDLNVAGVPVDILCECLGLALNARLQILDCMEEEIIVPRYSASNEWLWPYPIVAKYCIPAQPVERVIYADGGWYECDINLVMFGHETRSRITCTEEEDGMINSTCKE from the coding sequence ATGGTTCACTGCAAATCGCAAGTTGCATTTCATGATGGTTCTGCCTCTACAGCGTCTGTTTGTGGAGTGAGTATTGCGTTAATGGACGCTGGTGTCCCGCTAAGGAAACAGGTAGCAGGCGTTTCAATGGGTCTAGTACGTAACCGGATTCTGACAGATTTATCAAGTTTGGAAGAGCAATTAGGGGACATGAACTTGAAAGTTGCAGGCTCGTGCGAAGGAATTACTGCAGTTCAATTGGATCTAAATGTTGCTGGAGTACCTGTAGACATTCTATGTGAGTGCTTAGGACTTGCATTAAACGCTCGTCTTCAAATCCTCGATTGCATGGAAGAAGAGATAATTGTTCCTCGTTATAGTGCTTCAAATGAATGGTTATGGCCGTACCCTATAGTAGCTAAGTATTGTATCCCTGCTCAGCCTGTTGAGCGCGTGATATATGCAGATGGGGGTTGGTACGAATGTGATATAAATCTGGTTATGTTTGGACATGAAACACGTTCACGAATTACATGCACCGAAGAAGAAGATGGTATGATTAACAGCACTTGCAAAGAGTAA